The Armatimonadota bacterium genome includes the window ACACTCAGGCGGCGACCTCCTTCCCGGCGGCCTCGATCCCGTCCTCGTACCGCACCCCCACGTAAACCTTGGCCAGCAGCTCCGGGGCGTTCAGCCGCCGGAACCTCGTCTGGGCCACCATCAGCATCTTCCGGATCACCGCCGCAGCCCGCTCCACCTTCTTGAACCGCTTGGCCGCATCCGTCCGTAGCCGCAGCGCCGCAAAGGGGGACTCCACCACGTTGACGGTCCGCAGGTGCCGCCAGCGCTCCTGGGGGTACCGGTAAAACGTCACCATTCG containing:
- a CDS encoding IS256 family transposase → RMVTFYRYPQERWRHLRTVNVVESPFAALRLRTDAAKRFKKVERAAAVIRKMLMVAQTRFRRLNAPELLAKVYVGVRYEDGIEAAGKEVAA